A stretch of DNA from Halorubrum sp. BOL3-1:
GACGCCGTCGACGTCGACGCGTTCAAAGGGCGGTTCCTCGATCTGGCGCACGACCCCTCTGAGAGCGACTACCGGAAGGCGCTCGTCGCGGCCGCCCGCGCCTACGCGGTTTAGAATAGCCGGGCGGACGGCCGGCTTTCGGCATTTCCCGTTGAGTAGGCAGACCGTCCGAGGCGCGTGATTATTTATAAATCCGACTGCGGTGGCGCGCGCCTCCGAGCGCCCAGTAGGGCGCGAGGGTCACGCGCGAGGGAGTCGCTGGCTCCCGGAGCGTAGCGGAGGGTGCCAGCGACGCGGCTGGGGAGGTGTGAGGCTGCGGTGCGGTTGCGGGCGGGTGGGACCCGAAGGGGCGGTCGCCGGCGCTGCGCGCCGGCTGCCAGCGAATCTTCGATTCTCGCTGCCGCGAGGCGGCCGTCGCCGTCAGTTCCTGCTCGCTCTTTTATAATCGATCCCGAGCATCGACGGGTTTCACCGCCGACCCGCGATCGACTATTTATAAATGAACGACCGAGCCGGAAAGAGCGTCTCCGACCGCGCAGCGAACCGCGTCCTACTCCGCGTCGTTCGGGGCGGTTCCGGAGCCGGACACCGCCGTTCCACCCTCCTCGGCTACCCTGGTCGATTCGGTCGACGCGCCCGAGTCGTCCGCCGCGTCGGCACCGTCGAGGACGGTCACGCGAGCGGACATGATCCGCGTGTTGTCGACGCGCTCGATGCGGATCCGGATGCCGTCGAACTCGATCTCCTCGCCCTCCTGGACGAGCCGCCCGGCGCGGTTGAAGACGAAGCCGGCGAGCGTCTCGAACTCCTCGCCCTCCGGGAGGTCGATCCCGAGGATCTCGTTGACCTCGTCGATGTTCACCTCGCCTTGGACGACCGCGACGTTCTCTTCGAGGAACTCTACCGGGGCCTCCTCGTCGCCCTCTAAGATCTCACCGACGATCTCCTCGACCATGTCCTCCAAGGTGATGATCCCCTCCGTGGTGCCGAACTCGTCGATGACCGTCACCATCTGGAGCCGGTTGTCCTGCACCTCCGCGAGCAGCTCGTCGGCGTTCTTCGACTCGGGGACGTGGAGCGTCGGCTTCACCACGCGCTCCAGCGAGGGGGTCCCCTCCGAGTAGCGCAGTTCGCGGACCAGATCGCGCACCGTGACCACGCCGATGATGTTGTCCAGGTTCCCCTCGTAGACGGGGACGCGCTCGTGGTCCGCCTGTATACACGTCTCGATCGCCTCCTCGACGGAGTCCTCCTTGTCGACCGCCGTGACGTCGAGCCGCGGCGTCATCACCTCCTTCGCGATGGTGTTGTTGAACCGGAAGATGCGGTCGAGCATCTCCCGCTCCTCCTCCTCGATGACCCCTTCCCGTTCCCCGGTCTCGATGATGTCTTGGATCTCGTCGCGGGTGACGTAGGTGGACTCGATCGCCGCCGACCCCCCGACGATGCTGTTGACACCCTTGACGATGTAGTCGAAGAGGACGACCAGCGGGTACAGCGCGTACTCGGAGAGCTTCAGCGGGCGGGCGATCCGGAGCGCCCACGATTCGGTGTTCTCGACGGCGTACGACTTCGGCGCGCTCTCACCGAAGATCAACACGAGCGTCGTGATCCCGAACGTCGTCGCCAGCACCGCTTGCCCCCGCGAGAGGTAGATCCCGAACAGCGCGGTCGCGATGGAGGTCATCGCCACGTTGACGATGTTGTTGCCAACGAGGATCGTCACCAGGAGCCGGTGGGGGTTCTGTTTCATGTTGTGGATCGTCTTCGCCCCCGTCACCCCCTCGTCGACGAGGCTGTCGATGCGGTGCTGCGGCAGCGAGAACATCGCGATCTCGGACGAGGAGAAGAACGCCGACAGCCCGACCAGAAGGAGGATGGCGACGACCCCGAGGGCAGTCACAACGCTATCGCCCGGCATCGGTATCTGAAGGAGGTCAACCGCCGGCGCGCTAGACGACAAGCCCATATTCGTTTGCCATCCGTCTCCCCGCGATTAAAACGTTCCCTTCGGCCACCCTCGACGCGGCCCGATCGTCGGCGAGGCGCGCGCCACGGCTGCCGATCGAACTCGCCGCGTCCGAGGGTGCCGCTGCCGACACGATTACCCGCCTCGCGGGCGGATACCGCAACATGAGCGAACCACAGATCACCCTGTACCGGCTCCAGGCGTGTCCGTTCTGCGAGCGCGTGGTCCGGACGCTGAACGAGCTGGACTTGGAGTACCGCTCCCGGTACGTCGAGCCGATGCACTCCGAGCGCAACGTCGTCAAGCGCGTCTCCGGCGCCCGGAGCGTCCCGGCGATCGTCGACCGCGAGACCGGCGTCACCATGTCCGAGAGCGCCAACATCGTCGAGTACCTCAACGGGACGTACGGGAAGGCGGCGACCGACGGCGGCCGCGTCGACGGCGACGCCGCGACCGAGGGAGGTGCCTGAGATGCCCGACTTCGACGTCGTCTCTCTGCCCGAGACGGACTACGTGGCGGCGGGCGAGATCGCGCCCGAGTTCACGCGCCCGCTCGTGAACGAAGAGTACTGGGAGGACCGCGCGCTCTCCGACGTCGTCGACGGGCCGACGCTCCTGTTGTTCCACCCCATGGACGGCGCGTTCCAGGGGACGTACCTCTACAACACGGTCGACGACCACGGCTGGAGCGACGACGTCGACGTCCTCGGCGTCTCCGTCTCGACGCCGTACTCCCACAAGCGGCTCCTCGCTGACCGCGGCGACGGCGTCCGGATCTTCTCGGACCCGAGCGCGAGCGTCATCGAGGAGTACGGTCTCGCGCACGACATCGACGGCATGACCGGGGTCACGGAGAGCCGCCCGGCCGTGTTCCTGCTGGACGCCGACCGCACCGTCGAGTACGCGTGGGTCGCGAACGAACACCCCGCGTTCCCCGACGCCGAGGCGATCGACGACGCGGTCACCGACCTCGTCGACTGATTCGAGAGCCGCACGCTCGTCACCCTTTTTCAACTCGGCGCCGAACGGACGCGCGTGACCGCCGACACGAGCGACGACCGACCGGACCGATCCGAGGAACTGCGCGCGGCGGCTGCCGCCGTCGACCGCGGCGACCTCGTCGTCTACCCGACCGAGACGGTGTACGGGCTGGGAGCGGACGCGCTCGACTCCGCCGCCGTCGAGCGCGTCTTCGAACTGAAGGGACGCGACCGCGACAATCCGCTCTCTCTCGGCGTCGCGAGCGTCGACGACGCGCTCCGGTACACCCGACCGACGGAATTGGCCGTCACGTTCGCGCGGGCGTTCCTCCCCGGTCCCGTGACCGTCGTCGTCGAGCGCGACGACCGGGTACCGGACGCGCTCACCGCCGGGCGCGACCGGGTCGGGATCCGGGTGCCGGACCACGACCTCGCGCGGGCGCTCGTCAGCGAGACGGGACCGATCACCGCGACGAGCGCCAACGTCTCCGGAACGGGAAGCGTCACCCGCCTCGACGACCTCGGTGACCGGATCCGCGAGGGGGTCGCCGCCGTGATCGACGACGGAGCCGCACCCGGCACGGAGAGCACGGTCGTCGACCCCGAGTCCGGGACGATCCACCGCCGCGGCGCGATGGCCGGCGCCATCGAGGCGTGGCTGGCGGACCCGCCGGTAGACGAGTAGAAAGAGCCGTTACGCGTCGAAAACGAGAGGTTCGCAGCCGGTCAGACCGACAGCTCGCCCTTCGCTTTGATCACGTCGAGCTCCTCGGCGTCGACGGTCTCGACGTCGAGCCAGTGGGGGACGTACTCGCGTTTGTCGTAGGTCTCGCGCTCGTCTTCGGTGCCGACGGTACACCAGAGCTGCGGCTCGTCCGGCCCGTGCCAGCCGCCCTGAACGTTGATTCCGAAACAGACCAACTC
This window harbors:
- a CDS encoding HAH_0734 family protein; translated protein: MQHLIVRGDLDIRKDAVIEHDGEELVCFGINVQGGWHGPDEPQLWCTVGTEDERETYDKREYVPHWLDVETVDAEELDVIKAKGELSV
- a CDS encoding hemolysin family protein: MGLSSSAPAVDLLQIPMPGDSVVTALGVVAILLLVGLSAFFSSSEIAMFSLPQHRIDSLVDEGVTGAKTIHNMKQNPHRLLVTILVGNNIVNVAMTSIATALFGIYLSRGQAVLATTFGITTLVLIFGESAPKSYAVENTESWALRIARPLKLSEYALYPLVVLFDYIVKGVNSIVGGSAAIESTYVTRDEIQDIIETGEREGVIEEEEREMLDRIFRFNNTIAKEVMTPRLDVTAVDKEDSVEEAIETCIQADHERVPVYEGNLDNIIGVVTVRDLVRELRYSEGTPSLERVVKPTLHVPESKNADELLAEVQDNRLQMVTVIDEFGTTEGIITLEDMVEEIVGEILEGDEEAPVEFLEENVAVVQGEVNIDEVNEILGIDLPEGEEFETLAGFVFNRAGRLVQEGEEIEFDGIRIRIERVDNTRIMSARVTVLDGADAADDSGASTESTRVAEEGGTAVSGSGTAPNDAE
- a CDS encoding L-threonylcarbamoyladenylate synthase; the protein is MTADTSDDRPDRSEELRAAAAAVDRGDLVVYPTETVYGLGADALDSAAVERVFELKGRDRDNPLSLGVASVDDALRYTRPTELAVTFARAFLPGPVTVVVERDDRVPDALTAGRDRVGIRVPDHDLARALVSETGPITATSANVSGTGSVTRLDDLGDRIREGVAAVIDDGAAPGTESTVVDPESGTIHRRGAMAGAIEAWLADPPVDE
- a CDS encoding redoxin domain-containing protein; translated protein: MPDFDVVSLPETDYVAAGEIAPEFTRPLVNEEYWEDRALSDVVDGPTLLLFHPMDGAFQGTYLYNTVDDHGWSDDVDVLGVSVSTPYSHKRLLADRGDGVRIFSDPSASVIEEYGLAHDIDGMTGVTESRPAVFLLDADRTVEYAWVANEHPAFPDAEAIDDAVTDLVD
- a CDS encoding glutathione S-transferase N-terminal domain-containing protein, with translation MSEPQITLYRLQACPFCERVVRTLNELDLEYRSRYVEPMHSERNVVKRVSGARSVPAIVDRETGVTMSESANIVEYLNGTYGKAATDGGRVDGDAATEGGA